From the genome of Mycobacterium dioxanotrophicus, one region includes:
- a CDS encoding N-acyl-D-amino-acid deacylase family protein has protein sequence MTFDTIIRNGRWFDGTGAPSAVRTIGIRDGHVVAISPDDLDDTDCPRVIDATDCPRVIDATGKWVMPGMLDIHTHYDVEVLGGPSLSESLRHGVTTVMLGSCSLSTVHVGGVDAGDLFGRVEAIPRQHVIAAVDANKTWTNCDEYVAALEALPLGPNLAAFIGHSDMRTAVMGLDRATRKDQRPTRAEQARMEQMLKEALSAGFVGMSSQQLLFDKIDGDTCRSRTLPSTYAKPRELRRLKSLLRRTGRVLQSGPDIQNPINLASQVAQSLGIFRNPLKTSLLSAADIKANPYAILMMGPLARITNALGGNFRWQHLPVPFEVYADGIDLVVFEEFGSGAAALHLRDEVERNALLRDEDYRRRFRKDYENKFGVRVWHRDFFDAEIVACPDDSVIGKSFGQVGVDRGIHPVDAFLDLVLDHGTALRWRTTISNHRPEVLKKLARDPGIQLGFSDAGAHLRNMAFYNMGLRLLRHVRDAEQAGTPFMSIEQAVHRLTGELADWYRLDAGHLRIGDRADVVVLDPQRLDGSLDEYAEDTVEHYGGLSRMVNRNDDTVTAVLVAGRAVYLDGRLTDLVGATRTGRFLRAAHRSPAQPTQKGELTSVS, from the coding sequence GTGACCTTCGACACAATCATCCGCAACGGCCGCTGGTTCGACGGCACCGGTGCCCCGTCGGCCGTGCGCACCATCGGGATTCGCGACGGCCATGTCGTCGCCATCTCGCCCGACGACCTCGACGACACCGATTGCCCCCGGGTCATCGACGCCACCGATTGCCCCCGGGTCATCGACGCCACCGGCAAGTGGGTCATGCCCGGGATGCTGGACATCCACACGCACTACGACGTCGAGGTGCTGGGCGGTCCGTCGTTGTCGGAGTCGTTGCGCCACGGTGTGACGACGGTGATGCTCGGGTCCTGCTCACTGTCCACGGTGCATGTGGGCGGGGTCGATGCCGGTGACCTGTTCGGCCGGGTCGAGGCCATCCCCCGCCAGCACGTGATCGCTGCGGTCGACGCGAACAAGACCTGGACCAACTGCGACGAATACGTCGCCGCCCTCGAGGCGCTGCCGCTGGGACCGAACCTGGCCGCGTTCATCGGGCACTCCGACATGCGCACCGCGGTGATGGGCCTGGACCGCGCCACCCGCAAGGATCAGCGTCCGACCCGCGCCGAACAAGCCCGCATGGAGCAGATGCTCAAAGAGGCACTCAGCGCCGGTTTCGTCGGAATGTCCTCCCAGCAGCTGCTTTTCGACAAGATCGACGGCGACACCTGCCGGTCGCGCACATTGCCGTCGACCTATGCCAAACCGCGCGAGCTGCGCAGGCTCAAGTCACTGCTGCGTCGCACCGGCCGAGTCCTGCAGTCCGGCCCCGACATCCAGAATCCGATCAACCTGGCGTCGCAGGTGGCCCAGTCGCTCGGCATCTTCCGTAATCCGCTGAAGACGTCGCTGCTGTCGGCCGCCGACATCAAGGCCAACCCGTACGCCATCCTGATGATGGGGCCACTGGCCCGGATCACCAACGCGCTCGGCGGCAACTTCCGCTGGCAGCACCTGCCGGTGCCGTTCGAGGTCTATGCCGACGGCATCGACCTGGTGGTGTTCGAGGAGTTCGGCTCCGGTGCGGCCGCACTGCATCTGCGTGACGAGGTGGAGCGCAACGCGCTGCTGCGCGACGAGGACTACCGCCGCCGGTTCCGCAAGGACTACGAGAACAAATTCGGCGTCCGGGTGTGGCACCGCGATTTCTTCGACGCCGAAATCGTCGCGTGCCCCGACGATTCCGTGATCGGTAAGTCGTTCGGCCAAGTCGGCGTGGACCGGGGAATACATCCCGTCGACGCATTCCTGGACCTCGTCCTCGACCACGGCACGGCATTGCGCTGGCGCACCACCATCTCCAACCATCGTCCCGAGGTACTCAAGAAGCTCGCCCGCGACCCGGGTATCCAGTTGGGGTTCTCCGACGCCGGGGCGCACCTGCGCAACATGGCGTTCTACAACATGGGGCTGCGCCTGCTGCGGCATGTGCGTGACGCCGAGCAAGCCGGAACGCCTTTCATGTCAATCGAACAGGCGGTGCACCGGCTCACCGGTGAGCTCGCCGACTGGTACCGCCTCGACGCCGGGCACCTGCGCATCGGGGACCGCGCCGACGTGGTCGTGCTCGACCCGCAACGGCTCGACGGTTCACTGGACGAGTACGCCGAAGACACCGTCGAGCACTACGGCGGCCTGTCGCGGATGGTCAACCGCAATGACGACACGGTCACCGCCGTCCTCGTCGCGGGCAGAGCGGTCTACCTCGACGGCCGGCTCACCGACCTCGTCGGCGCCACCCGCACCGGAAGGTTCTTGCGCGCGGCGCACCGGTCCCCGGCGCAGCCCACCCAGAAAGGCGAACTCACCAGTGTCAGTTGA
- a CDS encoding type I glutamate--ammonia ligase codes for MTAVTARAAKPLAAAAIAQLEADGVATLIGTVVNPAGLIHAKTVPLRRMGIFADPGLGASPVFHAFTIDQTGIVFSESLGVVGDQRIRIDLGALRILGDGLAWAPGEFFNQDGTADPYCARGVLQRVTDRMAAADLAAVVGHEMEFVLVGPDGGRLPSVMWAQYGLAGLLEFEGFVRDVTNAATTSGVAIEQFHPEYGVNQFEISLAPQPPVAAADQLVLMRIIVGRVARKYGLRVSLSPVPFAGSVGSGAHQHFSLTLGDTALFSGGTGMRGLTALGASAIAGLLAGLPAAQGVLCGSVLSGLRMQPGHWSGAYNCWGTENREAAVRFLIGGPSNPYGANVEVKVIDPSANPYLATAVILGLAHHGIENELALGPETTVDPGSMTETQRAEHSIVALPTRPGDAQSALDASSLIRGILGDEPVDAVLAVRRYELQNFGDLPDEELAEKFRMAWSV; via the coding sequence GGCAGCCAAACCGTTGGCCGCAGCGGCCATCGCCCAGTTGGAAGCGGATGGGGTTGCGACACTGATCGGCACGGTCGTCAATCCGGCCGGGCTGATCCATGCGAAAACCGTTCCGCTGCGCCGCATGGGCATCTTCGCCGACCCCGGGCTGGGCGCCAGCCCGGTGTTCCATGCGTTCACCATCGACCAGACCGGCATCGTGTTCAGCGAATCCCTCGGCGTGGTGGGGGACCAGCGGATCCGCATCGACCTGGGTGCGCTGCGCATCCTCGGTGACGGATTGGCCTGGGCGCCTGGTGAGTTCTTCAACCAGGACGGCACCGCCGACCCGTACTGCGCGCGCGGTGTCCTGCAACGGGTGACCGATCGTATGGCTGCCGCCGATCTTGCCGCGGTGGTCGGCCACGAGATGGAATTCGTCCTCGTCGGTCCTGACGGTGGCCGGTTGCCGTCGGTGATGTGGGCCCAGTACGGACTGGCCGGGCTGCTGGAGTTCGAAGGCTTCGTGCGGGACGTCACCAACGCTGCGACGACCTCCGGGGTGGCCATCGAACAGTTCCACCCCGAGTACGGCGTCAACCAGTTCGAGATCTCGCTCGCGCCACAACCGCCGGTCGCGGCTGCCGATCAGCTGGTGCTCATGCGCATCATCGTGGGCCGGGTGGCGCGCAAGTACGGCCTGCGAGTGAGCCTGTCCCCGGTGCCGTTCGCCGGCAGCGTGGGTTCCGGTGCCCATCAACATTTTTCGCTCACGCTCGGCGACACCGCACTGTTCTCCGGTGGCACCGGGATGCGGGGCCTGACGGCGCTGGGCGCATCGGCCATCGCGGGCCTGCTGGCAGGCCTGCCTGCCGCGCAGGGCGTGCTGTGCGGGTCGGTGCTCTCGGGCCTGCGCATGCAGCCCGGGCACTGGTCGGGTGCGTACAACTGCTGGGGCACCGAGAACCGGGAGGCGGCAGTGCGTTTCCTGATCGGCGGGCCCAGCAACCCTTATGGCGCCAACGTCGAGGTCAAGGTGATCGACCCGTCGGCCAACCCGTACCTGGCCACCGCCGTGATACTGGGCCTGGCGCATCACGGGATCGAGAACGAACTGGCGCTGGGACCGGAGACCACGGTCGACCCGGGCAGTATGACCGAGACCCAGCGTGCCGAACACAGCATCGTGGCGCTGCCCACCCGTCCCGGCGATGCGCAGTCAGCACTGGACGCCTCGTCGCTGATCCGCGGGATCCTGGGCGATGAGCCCGTCGATGCGGTGTTGGCGGTCCGCCGCTACGAGCTGCAGAACTTCGGGGATCTGCCGGACGAAGAACTCGCGGAGAAGTTCCGGATGGCCTGGAGCGTCTAG
- a CDS encoding nuclear transport factor 2 family protein, with amino-acid sequence MSVENTIVGLWQALSDRNWELLKTYVSDDCIYLDMPVGPAAAAKGPEDIVKRLKIGLEPLASYENFPGLLVSSGPDAMYEHHEEWHWPTGESAVLKFVTVHRVENGKATLWKDYWDMGALTNHAPASWLSDFATADMSWVFDATGLV; translated from the coding sequence GTGTCAGTTGAGAACACGATCGTGGGACTGTGGCAGGCATTGTCAGACCGCAACTGGGAGCTGCTCAAGACCTACGTCTCCGACGACTGCATCTATCTGGACATGCCGGTGGGCCCGGCGGCCGCCGCCAAGGGGCCCGAGGACATCGTCAAGCGGCTCAAGATAGGGCTGGAACCGCTGGCCTCCTACGAGAACTTCCCCGGCCTGTTGGTGTCCTCCGGTCCCGACGCGATGTACGAGCATCACGAGGAATGGCATTGGCCGACTGGCGAATCCGCAGTGCTCAAATTCGTCACGGTGCACCGCGTCGAGAACGGCAAGGCCACGCTGTGGAAGGACTACTGGGACATGGGCGCGCTGACCAACCACGCGCCGGCGAGCTGGCTGTCCGACTTCGCCACCGCGGACATGTCGTGGGTCTTCGACGCGACCGGGCTGGTCTAG
- a CDS encoding YoaK family protein: MSGRTDDTARTATLWFALLLTLTNGFLDAHTYFTRGQVFANVQTGNVIFLALDLSDGHVGAALAHLWPILAFIVGVSIAAHIKSGRAEHVLPYPLRWTMAIQVVTLAVIGFVPGTVSHTVVTVPISLLAAVQIGLFRNIGDLAYLPVATTGNLMRCVESGYAGFVEGRPDARRATGVYSTLILAFAGGAVIGGVASRAWGVHAIWLAAGILAVTLLLFIVDRDAVA; encoded by the coding sequence ATGAGCGGCCGTACCGACGACACGGCACGGACCGCCACGCTGTGGTTCGCCCTGCTGCTCACGCTCACCAACGGTTTTCTGGACGCGCACACCTACTTCACGCGCGGACAGGTCTTCGCCAACGTGCAGACGGGCAACGTCATCTTCCTCGCCCTCGACCTGTCCGACGGGCATGTGGGTGCCGCGCTGGCGCACCTCTGGCCCATCCTGGCCTTCATCGTCGGGGTGTCGATCGCCGCGCACATCAAATCGGGGCGTGCCGAGCACGTGCTGCCGTATCCGCTGCGCTGGACGATGGCCATCCAGGTGGTGACGCTCGCGGTGATCGGGTTCGTGCCGGGCACCGTGTCCCATACCGTGGTCACCGTCCCGATCTCGCTGCTGGCCGCAGTGCAGATCGGGTTGTTCCGCAACATCGGGGACCTGGCCTACCTGCCGGTGGCGACTACCGGAAACCTCATGCGCTGTGTCGAATCGGGCTACGCCGGTTTCGTCGAAGGACGCCCGGACGCGCGTCGCGCCACCGGTGTCTATTCCACCCTGATCTTGGCATTCGCCGGCGGCGCGGTGATCGGTGGCGTTGCGAGCCGGGCCTGGGGTGTCCATGCGATCTGGTTGGCCGCCGGGATCCTGGCCGTGACGCTGCTGCTCTTCATCGTCGACCGGGATGCCGTGGCCTGA
- a CDS encoding dienelactone hydrolase family protein has product MTPLQRYIAEEIATDHVDGLLSRREALRRLALIGMGTAAATALIAACGEQKTAAPPTSESPTPSPTPSPSPSPSGPPPGSAGALPTSPVTWAGPAGQLQGAWAAAPQPRGAVLVIHENKGLNDWVRSVAGRFAGIGYSALAIDLLSGQGGTGAFTDPAAATAALSKIAPEEFVANLKSGVDELARRVPDHKLAAVGFCMGGGLVWQLLAAGEPRLAAAVPFYGPAPDNPDFAGSRGAAVLAFYGALDQRVTSTEPVVRAALEKAGMVHDLVTEPDANHAFFNDTGDRYNAAAAADAWRRVQDWFGQHLG; this is encoded by the coding sequence GTGACACCGCTACAGCGCTACATCGCAGAGGAAATTGCCACCGACCACGTGGACGGCCTGCTGTCCCGGCGTGAGGCACTCCGAAGGCTGGCCCTCATCGGTATGGGCACTGCCGCCGCCACCGCCCTGATTGCCGCATGCGGTGAGCAGAAGACGGCCGCTCCACCGACGTCGGAGTCGCCGACGCCGAGCCCGACGCCCAGCCCGAGCCCGAGCCCCAGCGGGCCACCGCCGGGTTCGGCGGGCGCATTGCCCACCAGCCCGGTCACCTGGGCCGGGCCCGCCGGGCAGCTGCAGGGTGCCTGGGCGGCGGCGCCGCAGCCCCGCGGTGCGGTCCTGGTGATCCATGAGAACAAGGGGCTCAACGACTGGGTCCGTTCTGTCGCAGGACGTTTCGCCGGCATCGGCTACTCCGCGCTGGCCATCGACCTGCTATCCGGCCAGGGCGGCACCGGGGCCTTCACCGATCCGGCCGCCGCCACCGCGGCGCTGAGCAAGATCGCGCCCGAAGAGTTCGTCGCCAACCTGAAGTCCGGCGTCGACGAACTCGCCCGCCGCGTCCCCGACCACAAACTCGCCGCCGTCGGCTTCTGTATGGGCGGCGGTCTGGTGTGGCAACTGCTGGCCGCGGGCGAGCCACGACTGGCCGCTGCGGTGCCGTTCTACGGCCCGGCGCCGGACAATCCCGACTTCGCCGGTTCCCGCGGCGCGGCCGTCCTCGCCTTCTACGGCGCCTTGGATCAACGGGTGACCAGCACCGAGCCCGTCGTGCGTGCCGCACTGGAGAAGGCCGGGATGGTGCACGACCTCGTCACCGAACCCGACGCCAACCACGCCTTCTTCAACGACACCGGGGACCGCTACAACGCGGCAGCGGCGGCCGACGCCTGGCGTCGCGTCCAGGACTGGTTCGGCCAGCACCTCGGCTGA
- a CDS encoding VOC family protein has translation MIGTLRSMVLDCRDPHELAAFYAELLGGEVAAEDDTWVVVTDPAGRRLACQYSPQHEPPQFPDPAGSQQMHLDIRVDDPDVAERQVLELGATRVTDAVGENNFRVFRDPAGHPFCLVWGIG, from the coding sequence ATGATCGGCACATTGCGTTCGATGGTCCTCGACTGCCGCGACCCGCACGAGCTGGCCGCGTTCTACGCCGAGCTCCTCGGCGGGGAGGTGGCCGCCGAGGATGACACCTGGGTGGTGGTGACGGATCCGGCGGGGCGGCGCCTGGCGTGTCAGTACTCGCCACAACATGAGCCGCCGCAGTTCCCCGACCCGGCCGGGTCGCAGCAGATGCATCTCGACATCAGGGTCGACGATCCAGATGTCGCCGAACGTCAGGTGTTGGAGCTGGGCGCGACGCGGGTCACCGATGCGGTCGGCGAGAACAACTTCCGGGTGTTCCGCGACCCGGCGGGGCATCCGTTCTGCCTGGTGTGGGGCATCGGCTGA
- a CDS encoding cupredoxin domain-containing protein has product MNRIVVCCAAASLTFGVVACSNPQATENRDTAAATTTGSPVPPPAPGTPVITISGMGYSAPITVAPGAQITIVNDDEVAHTVTSRTKGLFDVHVGGKQRAILTAPSDPGEYGFDCTYHPAMVSNLTVK; this is encoded by the coding sequence ATGAATCGGATCGTGGTGTGCTGTGCGGCGGCCTCACTGACCTTCGGGGTGGTGGCGTGCTCAAACCCGCAGGCCACCGAAAACCGCGACACCGCGGCCGCGACGACGACGGGCAGCCCGGTGCCGCCGCCCGCACCGGGCACACCCGTCATCACCATCTCCGGAATGGGTTACAGCGCACCGATTACCGTTGCGCCGGGAGCACAGATCACCATCGTCAACGACGACGAGGTCGCGCACACGGTGACCTCGCGCACCAAGGGGCTGTTCGACGTCCATGTCGGTGGCAAGCAGCGTGCGATACTCACCGCGCCCTCCGACCCGGGCGAGTACGGCTTCGACTGCACCTACCACCCGGCGATGGTGAGCAACCTGACCGTGAAGTAG
- a CDS encoding APC family permease, with protein MSEITTVPDSLGSPAAPPDRKLRGNLGVVAIVFMVVAAAAPLGVIGGVVPLGIASGNGAGFPATFIVATVVLLLFATGFTAMTPYVDDAGAFFSYVRQALGFPAGIGVAFVALVSYVALEAGVYGLLGPAGASVLELAGGPALPWWLFAAAAFAVTTYLGYRNIELSSRVLGVLLTAEIAIVVVLDLVIVARGGDHGLSTGIVNPHAILSGSLGIGLLFAIISYVGFEATAIFRDEAKTPERTIPRATYAALILIGVFYAVTSWALISGWGDDGAVAHATGSGSTFLGDTARRYVGAVGADLITVLYFTSLFACILAFHNVASRYVFALSQRDVLPAALSRPHDRHGSPHQASLWISAVVALAVLLAVVFGLDPAAQFYTWFAGATTVGVVVLMIVTSVAVLVYFARDRRGNSLWRIRIAPALGLVGLLGALVLILSNLSDLVGGSSVLAWVIVSVLVAAFVAGAAVGTRVGAKVGTA; from the coding sequence ATGTCCGAAATCACCACGGTCCCAGACTCTTTAGGTAGCCCTGCGGCGCCACCCGACCGCAAGCTACGCGGCAATCTCGGTGTCGTCGCCATCGTGTTCATGGTCGTCGCCGCGGCGGCCCCGCTTGGCGTCATCGGGGGAGTGGTGCCGCTGGGGATCGCGTCGGGCAACGGCGCGGGTTTCCCGGCGACCTTCATCGTGGCCACCGTGGTGCTGTTGCTCTTCGCGACCGGTTTCACCGCGATGACGCCGTACGTCGACGACGCGGGCGCGTTCTTCTCGTATGTCCGCCAGGCCCTTGGCTTTCCGGCCGGCATCGGGGTCGCGTTCGTGGCGCTGGTCAGCTACGTCGCACTGGAAGCCGGGGTGTACGGCCTGCTTGGACCGGCAGGGGCGAGCGTGCTCGAACTGGCAGGTGGCCCGGCGCTGCCGTGGTGGCTGTTCGCCGCGGCGGCGTTCGCGGTGACCACCTACCTGGGCTACCGCAACATCGAGCTGTCCAGCCGCGTGCTCGGCGTCCTACTGACCGCTGAGATCGCCATCGTCGTCGTGCTGGACCTGGTGATCGTCGCCCGCGGCGGTGACCACGGCTTGTCCACGGGCATCGTCAATCCGCATGCGATCCTGTCCGGATCACTGGGCATCGGGCTGCTTTTCGCGATCATCAGCTACGTCGGATTCGAGGCGACTGCGATCTTCCGCGATGAGGCGAAGACCCCGGAACGGACGATTCCGCGGGCCACCTATGCCGCCCTGATCCTGATCGGAGTGTTCTACGCGGTCACCAGTTGGGCGTTGATCTCCGGGTGGGGCGACGACGGGGCCGTCGCCCACGCCACCGGTTCGGGCAGTACGTTCCTCGGTGACACAGCCAGGCGCTATGTCGGCGCCGTCGGTGCGGACCTCATCACGGTGCTGTACTTCACGAGCCTGTTCGCCTGCATCCTGGCCTTCCACAACGTGGCGTCGCGCTACGTGTTCGCCCTGTCGCAGCGCGACGTGCTGCCCGCGGCGCTGAGCCGCCCGCACGATCGGCACGGGTCGCCGCACCAGGCGTCGCTGTGGATCTCGGCGGTGGTGGCGTTGGCGGTACTGCTGGCCGTGGTGTTCGGTCTCGACCCCGCCGCGCAGTTCTACACGTGGTTCGCCGGGGCGACGACGGTCGGCGTGGTGGTTCTCATGATCGTCACGAGCGTGGCGGTGCTGGTGTACTTCGCCCGCGACCGTCGCGGCAACTCGCTGTGGCGGATCCGGATCGCGCCTGCGCTGGGACTGGTCGGGTTGCTGGGCGCGCTGGTGCTCATCCTCTCCAACCTCAGTGATCTGGTCGGCGGGTCCAGTGTGCTGGCCTGGGTGATCGTCTCGGTGCTGGTCGCGGCCTTCGTGGCAGGTGCCGCTGTGGGGACACGAGTGGGTGCGAAGGTGGGCACGGCGTGA
- a CDS encoding glycosyltransferase: protein MRVVQVANFYGPRSGGLRTAVDRLGAEYSAAGHEVYLIVPGADPEQHVLPTGVIRISLPARQIPFTGGYRAVLPGPVTALLCQLEPDALEVSDRLTLRSLGPWGRRNRVATVMISHERLDRLVGQVLPRSMARAVANFANRRTAANYDAVVCTTAFAREEFDRIGAANVATVPLGVDLEQFHPRRHSAQMRSRWAAREQTLLVHCGRLSVEKHAHRSIDTVAALRDSGVDARLVVVGEGPMRARLERQAARLPVDFTGYIGCRDTVATILASADVALAPGPHETFGLAALEALACGTPAVVSRTSALAEILTSDSGATADNDPRAIAHAVTSVISRPEPLRRSSARQRAEQFTWPRAAAGMLDVLGA from the coding sequence ATGCGGGTTGTCCAGGTTGCCAACTTCTACGGCCCGCGCTCGGGGGGTCTGCGCACCGCGGTCGACCGGCTGGGCGCGGAATACAGTGCGGCCGGCCACGAGGTCTATCTCATCGTGCCGGGTGCTGATCCGGAACAACATGTTTTGCCTACCGGGGTGATACGAATCTCGTTGCCGGCCAGACAGATTCCGTTCACCGGTGGTTACCGTGCCGTTCTCCCGGGGCCGGTCACCGCGCTGCTGTGTCAACTCGAGCCCGACGCATTGGAGGTGTCCGACCGGCTCACCCTGCGGTCGCTCGGGCCGTGGGGGCGGCGCAATCGCGTCGCCACCGTGATGATCTCCCACGAACGCCTCGATCGCCTTGTCGGACAGGTGCTTCCGCGGTCGATGGCCCGCGCGGTGGCCAACTTCGCCAACCGCCGCACCGCGGCGAATTACGACGCGGTGGTGTGCACGACGGCGTTCGCCCGCGAAGAGTTCGACCGGATCGGCGCCGCCAACGTCGCGACCGTGCCGCTCGGGGTCGATCTCGAGCAGTTCCACCCACGGCGGCACAGCGCGCAGATGCGTAGCCGGTGGGCGGCCCGGGAGCAGACCCTGCTGGTGCACTGCGGTCGCTTGTCGGTGGAGAAACACGCCCACCGAAGCATCGATACCGTTGCCGCCCTGCGTGATTCCGGCGTCGACGCGCGCCTCGTGGTGGTCGGGGAAGGGCCCATGCGGGCCCGGCTGGAACGTCAGGCGGCCCGGCTGCCGGTCGACTTCACGGGCTACATCGGCTGCCGGGACACGGTGGCGACCATCCTGGCGTCCGCCGACGTCGCACTGGCGCCCGGCCCGCACGAGACCTTCGGGCTGGCGGCTCTGGAGGCTCTGGCGTGCGGGACGCCCGCGGTGGTGTCGCGGACCTCGGCCCTGGCCGAGATCCTCACTTCGGACAGCGGCGCGACGGCCGACAACGACCCCCGGGCCATCGCGCATGCCGTGACCTCGGTGATCAGCCGCCCCGAACCGCTGCGCCGCAGCAGTGCGCGCCAGCGTGCCGAGCAGTTCACCTGGCCGCGGGCCGCGGCGGGCATGCTCGACGTGCTCGGTGCCTGA
- a CDS encoding SDR family oxidoreductase, whose product MVWTPDPNALRGRVAVVAGATRGAGRGIAMALGEAGATVVCTGRSSVSGSRLSDYDRPETIEETAELVCAVGGVGIPIQVDHLDIPQVRALAERLGSDFGSIDILVNDIWGAEILKGAPATWGRPMWQHDLDDGLRILRLGIDTHLITSHCLLPLLTTKMGGLLVEITDGTTEFNFENYRLSVFYDLVKTAVNRLAFSHGYELAVFGAAAVAVTPGWLRSEMMLDNYGITEENWHTALDPMRADGYPMAPPGFAESETPRFVGRGIAAIAADPTRARWNQRSVSSVDLAREYGFTDLDGRQPDAWAPL is encoded by the coding sequence ATGGTGTGGACGCCCGATCCGAATGCGCTGCGCGGCCGTGTCGCCGTGGTCGCCGGTGCGACACGCGGCGCCGGTCGCGGTATCGCCATGGCACTGGGCGAGGCGGGCGCCACGGTCGTGTGTACCGGTCGCAGCAGCGTCTCCGGCAGCCGCCTGTCCGACTACGACCGCCCCGAAACGATCGAGGAGACCGCCGAACTCGTGTGTGCGGTGGGCGGTGTGGGCATCCCCATCCAGGTCGACCACCTCGACATCCCGCAGGTCCGGGCGCTGGCCGAGCGGCTCGGCAGCGATTTCGGCAGCATCGACATCCTCGTCAACGACATCTGGGGCGCGGAGATTCTCAAGGGCGCTCCGGCGACGTGGGGCCGGCCGATGTGGCAGCACGATCTCGACGACGGCCTGCGCATCCTGCGGCTGGGGATCGACACGCATCTGATCACGTCGCACTGCCTGCTGCCGTTGCTGACCACCAAGATGGGTGGCCTTCTCGTCGAGATCACCGATGGCACAACGGAATTCAATTTCGAGAACTATCGACTTTCAGTGTTCTACGACCTGGTGAAGACTGCGGTCAACCGGCTCGCGTTCAGCCATGGCTACGAGCTCGCCGTGTTCGGCGCCGCGGCGGTCGCCGTGACGCCGGGGTGGCTGCGGTCGGAGATGATGCTGGACAACTACGGCATCACCGAGGAGAACTGGCACACCGCCCTGGATCCCATGCGTGCCGACGGTTACCCGATGGCTCCACCGGGTTTCGCCGAATCCGAGACGCCTCGATTCGTCGGCCGGGGCATCGCCGCGATCGCCGCCGATCCCACCCGGGCCCGCTGGAATCAGCGGTCGGTCAGCTCTGTCGACCTGGCCAGGGAGTACGGCTTCACCGACCTCGACGGCCGTCAACCCGACGCCTGGGCACCGCTATAA
- a CDS encoding cytochrome P450 yields MVCNGIAARPNGTPPPEVLLSEINLGSWEFWALDDEIRDGAFATLRREAPLSFQPEFVQEGAPVGRGHWVATRYDDVFLASRHPEIFSSASGITIGDENPELAEYFGSMIAMDDPRHTRLRNIVRSAFTPRVVALIEDSVRARARSLVTAMTTRHPDGRADLVEELAGPLPLQIICDMMGIPEHDHQRVFHWTNVILGFGDPDITTDFEEFFSVAIEIGAYAKEMAEARRSEPEMDLTTSLVQAEVDGERLTSAEIASFFILLVVAGNETTRNAISHGMLALSRYPEQRGRWWADYDELAPTAVEEIVRWASPVSYMRRTVTRDTELGGTPLAAGDKVTLWYGSANRDESKFADPWMFDVGRHPNPHLGFGGGGAHFCLGANLARREITVAFEELHRQVPDIVAVAEPDRLQSAFIHGIKRLPVAWE; encoded by the coding sequence ATGGTCTGCAATGGCATCGCGGCCCGGCCCAACGGCACCCCACCACCCGAGGTCCTACTGTCCGAGATCAACTTGGGCTCTTGGGAGTTCTGGGCGCTCGACGACGAGATCCGCGACGGCGCGTTCGCCACCCTGCGCCGCGAGGCACCGCTGTCGTTCCAACCGGAGTTCGTGCAGGAGGGAGCACCGGTAGGCAGAGGGCACTGGGTGGCCACCCGGTACGACGACGTATTCCTCGCCAGCCGCCACCCGGAGATCTTCTCCTCCGCCAGTGGCATCACCATCGGTGACGAAAACCCTGAGCTGGCAGAGTATTTCGGGTCGATGATCGCGATGGACGATCCCCGGCACACCCGGCTGCGCAACATCGTCCGCAGTGCCTTCACGCCGCGAGTGGTGGCCCTGATCGAGGACTCGGTCCGCGCGCGGGCCCGCAGCCTGGTCACCGCCATGACGACACGGCATCCCGACGGACGCGCCGATCTGGTCGAGGAGCTCGCAGGTCCGCTGCCGCTGCAGATCATCTGCGACATGATGGGCATCCCGGAGCACGACCATCAGCGCGTCTTCCACTGGACCAACGTCATCCTCGGTTTCGGCGATCCCGACATCACCACCGACTTCGAGGAATTCTTCAGTGTGGCAATCGAAATCGGCGCGTATGCGAAAGAGATGGCCGAAGCCCGACGGTCTGAGCCCGAAATGGACCTCACCACCAGCCTGGTGCAGGCCGAGGTGGACGGCGAGCGGCTGACCTCCGCCGAAATCGCGTCGTTCTTCATCCTGCTCGTGGTGGCAGGCAACGAGACCACCCGCAACGCCATCAGCCACGGCATGCTGGCACTGAGCCGGTATCCGGAGCAGCGCGGGCGGTGGTGGGCCGATTACGACGAGCTGGCTCCGACTGCGGTCGAGGAGATCGTGCGGTGGGCGTCCCCGGTGAGCTATATGCGCCGCACCGTCACCCGCGACACCGAGCTGGGCGGCACACCGTTGGCCGCGGGTGACAAGGTGACCCTGTGGTACGGGTCTGCCAACCGCGACGAGTCGAAATTCGCCGATCCGTGGATGTTCGACGTCGGCCGTCACCCCAACCCGCATCTCGGTTTCGGCGGTGGGGGCGCACATTTCTGCCTCGGCGCCAATCTCGCGCGGCGTGAGATCACCGTGGCGTTCGAGGAACTGCACCGCCAGGTGCCCGACATCGTCGCCGTCGCCGAGCCCGACCGGCTGCAGTCGGCGTTCATCCACGGCATCAAGCGGTTGCCGGTGGCGTGGGAGTGA